The Colletotrichum higginsianum IMI 349063 chromosome 2, whole genome shotgun sequence genome has a segment encoding these proteins:
- a CDS encoding Zinc carboxypeptidase — protein MMKLTVALVLAPLVAVSALRPGGDRAPRDDKVSYDGYQVYRVSTANAPRDLSRLSSFPAIEQKGFVEVAVPPHEIDTFKSLDLDTQLLDEDLGRLINAETAAEKTPSLTKRGELPSLSWFDSYHAYDDHVQYWKDLHAAFPDNSEWLDIGSSYEGRNIFGLRLWGGEDTGAKPIVLWHGTVHAREWITTLTVEYLAYQLIDGYKSGDQNVTAFFDAYDFYIVPFHNPDGFVYSQTTDRLWRKNRQPRSNTTCVGTDGNRNWNYEWDYPVVGGVVSTNPCDEIFRGRCPGDTPENIALSALSRELAAKPGGIRLFIDWHSYSQLILLPWGFSCEPEVLPENLQAQRDVGAGYAAAIKATSGEEYQVGPSCEILYNSTGSARDFHHGALNATYSWSVELRPKSGSGGSGFILPPEFILPTGKEHWEGIKYVLGVVG, from the exons atgatgaagcTTACCGttgccctcgtcctcgcccctCTTGTTGCCGTATCTGCTCTGCGGCCGGGTGGTGATAGGGCACCGCGTGATGACAAGGTCAGCTATGACGGCTACCAGGTGTACCGTGTGTCAACAGCCAACGCGCCGAGAGACCTTTCGCGGCTGAGCTCGTTCCCGGCCATTGAACAAaagggcttcgtcgaggtGGCGGTCCCTCCCCATGAGATCGACACCTTCAAGTCGCTGGACCTCGACACGCAGCTCTTGGACGAGGATCTCGGCAGGCTGATCAACGCAGAGAccgcggccgagaagacCCCGTCCCTGACCAAGCGCGGCGAGCTGCCCTCGTTGAGCTGGTTCGACTCGTATCACGCCTACGACGACCACGTCCAGTACTGGAAGGACCTCCACGCCGCGTTCCCGGACAACTCGGAGTGGCTGGACATTGGGTCGTCGTACGAGGGCCGCAACATCTTTGGGCTGCGTCTTTGGGGCGGCGAAGACACGGGGGCCAAGCCCATCGTCCTATGGCACGGCACCGTCCACGCCAGAGAATGGATCACGACGCTG ACCGTCGAGTACCTGGCCTACCAGCTCATCGATGGATACAAATCCGGAGACCAGAACGTcacggccttcttcgacgcCTACGACTTTTACATTGTGCCCTTCCACAACCCCGACG GCTTTGTGTACAGCCAGACCACGGATCGGCTCTGGCGCAAGAACCGCCAGCCGCGCTCCAACACGACGTGCGTCGGCACCGACGGCAACCGCAACTGGAACTACGAGTGGGACTACCCCGTCGTGGGCGGCGTCGTTTCCACCAACCCCTGCGACGAGATCTTCCGCGGCCGGTGCCCCGGCGACACGCCCGAGAACATTGCCCTCTCGGCCCTCTCCCGCGAGCTGGCCGCCAAGCCCGGCGGCATCCGCCTCTTCATCGACTGGCACAGCTACTCGCAGCTCATCCTGCTCCCCTGGGGCTTCTCGTGCGAGCCCGAGGTCCTGCCCGAGAACCTGCAGGCGCAgcgcgacgtcggcgccgggtATGCGGCCGCCATCAAGGCGACGAGCGGGGAGGAGTACCAGGTCGGCCCCTCGTGCGAGATCCTGTACAACTCGACCGGGTCCGCGAGGGACTTCCACCACGGCGCGCTCAACGCGACGTACTCGTGGAGTGTCGAACTGAGGCCCAAGAGCGGGTCGGGCGGGTCTGGGTTCATCTTGCCGCCCGAGTTCATCCTGCCGACGGGCAAGGAGCACTGGGAGGGCATCAAGTACGTCCTCGGCGTGGTCGGTTAG